CGTTGCCCCGCTGCTTGGACAGGTTCATCACCCCGATGACCTTCCCCTTGGCCTTCAGCGGCAGGCACAGCGCCGAGCCGGTGTCCCTGGCCGTCATCTCCCGCTGCATGTCCGGCGGGGTGGACGCCCCGCTCTGGATCAGGAGCGGCTCGCCCCGTTCCGCCACCCAGCCGGCAACGGTGTCCTGGACCTTGCGGCGGTTGCCGATGTACTCCTGAGGCAGGCCGTAGGCCGCGCGGATAGTCAGCTCCTTGCCGCCGTCGTCCACCATCATGAGGGAGGCCCGGTCAGCCCTGGTCTCCTGCTGAACGAGCTTGAGGATGAGGGAGAACAGGCTCTCCAGGTCCACCTCCGCCACCAGGGCGCGGGAGACCTCCAGCAGGGGCGTCAGCGCCCGCAGGCGGGATGTCTCCCGGTCGGCGCGCACGCGGGCCAGCGCCTGCTCCACGGAGCGCAGCAGCTTGTCCGGAGCGACGGGCTTCAGCACGAAGCCCTGGACCCCCAGGTCCAGCGCCTCGATGGCGGTATCAATGGTGCCATAGCCGGTGAGGAACAGGCAGGCTACGTGGGGGTCGCGCTTCTTGGCCTGGCGCATCATCTCCAGGCCGTCCATCCCCGGCATGCGGATGTCCGCGACCAGCAGGTCACAGGGCGATGCGGCGAGCTTTTCGAGGGCCTCCGCGCCGGAGGCGGCCCCGTCCACCTGATAGCTCACGGCGCGGAGCACCCGCATCAGGGACTCGCGCACCGGCGCCTCGTCGTCAACAATCAGTATCTTCTCATTCACCAAGAAGCACCACCGACCTTCCTTCACCAGTGGTTCACGCCAGGACGCCGCAGCCCTGTTCACCGACCGCGACAGGCCGCATTATAGCCTGCGCGTCTCTCCCCGCCAAGCTGTACCAACCCACGGCTCAAGGACAATCCACATCTAAAGTCGAAGCAAACCTCAGGAATAGCCCGAAAGTACGCCCCAGTCGGTACTGACGGCCTATAGTATGCGATGGCTGCGTGAGATAGAATCCGCGTCACCGCACCCTGGGAGCGGCCTTATCAGCTAGCAGCCGACTCCACGGCCACCTCGAGTGTAGTACGCGGGCATCGCGAGCATGGATGTGTGCGGTGAGGTGAAAAGAGGGCTATGTTCGTCTCCTCAGGCCAGCCCTACTGGCAACACGGACCAGCGCCGGAGAGCAGGACACGCGTTTTCCTCGCCATAGGGGACATCGCCTACCTGCAGAGCGTCCGCGCCACGTTCGTCCGCAACGTTGACATGGCCGTGGTGGGCGCCGTGAGCACTCTGGCGGGGGCCTCGCACTCCGTCGAAACGACCCATCCGCACGTCGTTGTGGCAAGCATGGACATCACCAGCGCCGAGGAACTTCCGCTGGCGCGCAGCATCAGGCAAAAGGTTCCAAACGTCTCCTTCGTCGCGCTCGTGCCCGAAGACGATGACGCCCACGTGCTCCTCGCCATCAACGCGGGCGCCGCGGCGTGCGTGCGCAAGGACGCGCTGCCGGAGTTCCTGCCCGGCATTGTGCGGAGCGTCCACGCGGGCGAATATCCCATCCAGTACACCCTGCTGGGACGGTCCAGGGTCGCATCCCACGTCCTGCGGCAGGTCCAGCACATGGCCTTCAAGACCGACTCCCCTCAGTCAATGCGTGCGGAGTGCCCGCTTTCGCCCCGCGAGACGGAGGTCCTCACCGTCATATCCAGCGGCAAGTCGAACAAGGAGATCGCCTGCCTGTTGCACATCAGCGAGCAGACAGTCAAGAACCACGTGAACGCCATTCTGAGGAAGATCGAGGCCAATGACCGCACCCACGCCGTGGTGCGGGCCTTGCGCCACGGATGGATCACGCTGAACGGGCAGGAGACCGAACGTACTGCTATTGCCTAGCACACGCGTTGCCCGCGCCGGAGTGGCTACGCTTCTGCTAGTAGCGCATGCGGCCAAGAGCCGCATCCCTGCCCGCCTTTCCTGCCCAAAGCTTTCCCCCGTCTACCGTTCTCGCTGGACTGTGCGCGCCAACTTCTTCCCCGCAGCAAGCAGCCCCAGAAGCAGCGCGGCCGTCCCCCCCGAGAGGGCGAGGCCCCACGTGAAGAACACGGGCCGGTATTCAAAGACATACCAATGCGCGCCGGGCACAGCCTCCGTTGACAGGACCCCCATGTAGTTGTCGGCGGGCGCTTCCGTTCCCTCGTCCACGCGCACGGTCCAGCCGGGGTAGAAGGTCTCCAGGGCCACGATGCGGTCGCCCGCCTGGGCGCCAGCCGTCAGTACCACCCTTCCCGGCGACAGCTCGTTCACGTTGACCTCGCGGACGCTCCGCGGCCCCGCGCCGGCGCCGGACGGGAGAGCGAAGGCATAGGGCAAAGCCATGTCCGTCTTGAGAATATCAAACCCGTTGACGGTCGCAATCACGCGGTAGCCCTCTTGTCCGAAGGCTTGGCCCTGTCCCGCGGGCATGAACAGGTACCTGGCCTGTATTTGCATGGTTCCCGGCGCGCCCGGAGGGCCCGTTGTACCCTGGGGAGCGACTTTCCAGAGGACGGGGGAGTCCTTCAGGAACCATCCGTGGTAGGAGTCCAGCATCTTGATATGGGCGCTCACAAACTCGTATTGAGCAAATGTCCGCCACCGTGGCTCGCCGGGAGCCCGTTCAAGTATCTGCACGTAGTAGACGCTGGAGTCGCTCTGGCGCAGCCATGCAATAGCCTGGCGCACTCCGGACTCCGTGACAGGCTCGGCCGTATAGAGCACATAGCCGTTGGCGACGAGGGCCGTCGCCACGCCCATGCCGAGGACTCCTGCCTTAAGGTAACGCCGCCATCCCGCGGCGCGCCAGAAGAAGCAGCGCGCTCGTGGTCAGGACGAGCGCCCGCACGGGCAGGCGGAACCCGCTGAGCGCGGGAAGCGCCTGCCACAGCCAGTGGAAGGGAGAGTAGACGTAGCCGTTGGCGATGACAAGGAGAGACACGATTCCCAGCGTGGCGAAGGTGATGACCTGACGCCGGGCATCGGGCTGCCGCCACGCCCGGTGCAGAAAGAACAGCCCCACGAACGGCAAGGGCCCCAAAAAGGCGTACCACTCCCACCAGAGTTGTCCGTTGTACCCAAAGAGCTGGGCCAGAAGCGGCTCCACGTAGAGCCTCCGGGGAAACAGCAGGAAGTCCGCCAGGACGCCAAAGACATGCTGTGAACCCACGTAGGGGTCAACAATGCGGAACATGCGCGGGAGAAGCTCCAGAGAGGGCAGCAACCGAACGGCGGCCAGCCCGAGCGCCAGGCTAAGGATTCCTCCGTAAAGACCCACACTTGCCAGGGCTGGATGCGCCTTTCCGGACTTGGACATTCTAAAGGCGGCGTCCGTTACCGCGATGGCAGCACCCGCGATAACGGTGTAGAGAAAGACATAGTAGTCCCCGGAGAATACGGGCATGGCAGTGCTCAGGGCCGCCAGCGCGATCCAGCAGGGGCGTGGGCGCCGAAGCGCCAGCAGGACCAGGGCCATGGAGAAGGGTATCCAGGGGTAGGAGAGCACCTTCTCAAGCTGACCGCCGGAGAACTTGGCGGCCAGATTGCCCGAAAGCATGAAAAGGGCCGCGCTCCAGAGGCAGAGCCACCGTGAGAGGCCCGCCATCCGCCCCAGCAGCCACTGGCCTGCTCCCGCAAGAAATAATGAACAGACGATGGCGAGCTTCAGCCCAGGGATAACGCCGAAGGCTATGACGGGCACAAGAATAACGGGGTAGAGGTAAGAGGCGAGAGGGTCTCCCAAGTAGGGCTGGCCCGTGGTGTAGTAGGGGTTCCAGGTGGGGAACCGAAGCGCCAGGATGCTTTCCCTGACGAATGCGTAGGGAGCGACTACCGAGTCGAGGTCACCACCAAACGGAAGGACGTCGCCCGGACGGAGCAAGATGGGTAGGGCGTAAAGGACCGCCAAGCCTCCCAGCGCCGCCAATTCGTACAGCGGCGAGGCGAAACGGCCCACAACCCCGCGGATGAACACGCCTACTCCTCCCGCAGGACGCGCCCCGTCATCTTCAGGAAGACGTCCTCCAGCGTGGCGGTTCGCCGGACCACGCCACGTACTTGGGATCCCAGCCAGCCCAGCACGACATCCCCGTCCTGGCCAAAGAGGTACAGCGCCTCGCCCGCTTCCTCCGGCGCCATGCCGCGCTCGCGCAGCAAGCCGATGACGCGCGCGCGGTCGGCGGGCTCCGGCCGCACCTCAATCACCTCACGGCCCACGTGCTGAGCCACCATCTCGGCGGGCCTGCCCTCGGCCACGATGCGCCCCTGGTGCATGATAATAAGGCGGTCGCAGAGGACCGCCGCTTCATCCATGTAGTGCGTGGACAGGAGCATCGTCACACCCCTGCCTTTCAGGTAGCGGACCTTGTCCCACACCAGGTGGCGCGCCTGGGGGTCCAGGCCGGTGGTCGGCTCGTCCAGGATGAGAAGCTCAGGGGCGTTCAGCAGCCCCCTGGCCAGGACCAGACGACGCCGCATCCCGCCGGAGAGGTCGGCAATGGGACTCCGCGCCCGGTCCGCGAGATGGAACAGCTCCAGCACCTCCGCCGACCGCTGGCGCGCCAGGGACAAAGGCATGTCGAAGTAACGGGCGTACACCAGGAGGTTTTGCAGCACCGTGAGGTCCGGGTCCAGGTTGTTCTCCTGGGGAACCATGCCCAACCGCGCCTTGATGCCCCGCGGGTCCGCGCGCACGTCTCGACCGAGGACGCGGAGAACGCCCGCGGTCAGGGGGGAAACGCAGGCGATCATGCGCATGGTGCTGGTCTTGCCCGCGCCGTTAGGCCCCAGGAAGCCGAAGCACTCCTGAGGCTGAACGCGGAACGAGATGCCGTCCACCGCGACGCGCTCGTCGTACCGCTTGACCAGCCCTTCAGCTTCCACCACGGGCCGCACAGCATGTCCCCCTTCCAGGCACAAAAAAAGCCGGGGCCACAGACCCCGGCGTGTATCATACTATCCCGGGAGCGCCTACGTCTCCTCCTCCTCGTCCGCGTCCGCCTCAGGCCGCGGAGCGAGAGGCGTCTCCCCTTCCCCTTCATCTTCGCCCAGCGCGTCCTTGCCCTCCAGCACCTCTTTCACCTTCTTGCCCGCGACCCATTCCCCTTCTCCACCCGCCTCGCCGTCGCTGGCGGCAGCCTCGTCTTCCTCTTCCGCCAGATCGTAGCGCATCAAGCTGCCCCGGACATAAGGACGAAAGTCCGCTATTTCCTTGGCGGGGAATGAAATACGCCCGCGCTGGCTGGGGTGCTGGAACACCTCGCGAATGATAACCCGCACATCCCGCGCGTTGTTGCTGGTGATGGCCGCGGTGTACTTGTTCCCGCCTTCCATCAGCTTGACCAGGCGCGCCGCCAGCTTCGGCTCCAACCGACCCGCGTACTCGCCCGCCAGGCTCTCCACCACCAGCGCGTTGCCCCGCACTTTGAGCGAGACCGGGTCTCCCGCCGAGAGCTTCGCCAGCTTCTCGCTCGACGCCAGATTGACCAGCGTGGTGGTCCCCGCCTTGCCCGTGGCCTCAATGAACTGGTCGGGCCGCACCGGCTTGGGTTCCTCTCGAACGCGGGCCTTGCCGTCGCGAAGCAGGGTCAGACGCTCCAGGTTGCGCTTGGCGATGGTGTTGTGCGGCGCCACCCCCAGGGCCTTCTTGAACGCGTCCCGCGCCTCCGCGTACTGTCCCAGCTCCGTCAGAGCCTTCCCCAGCCGGTTCATGGCCTCCACGTCAGTAGGGAAGACCTCCAGAATATTCCGGTTGACGTGGACAGCCTGATCCCAGCGGTTCTGCATCGCCAGGGTGATGGCCTCTTTACTGAGCTCGCGGCGCAGGCGAGCCTTTTCCTCTGTCTGATACAACGTCATTTACCGTGTCCCCGATGGGTGCCCTTGAGCACCTCTGCCTCATATAAATAACGGCTCTGGCGACGTTTTGCAAGGGGCTGCTGCCATCAATTTTGGACGAACTTTAAGATTGTCTCCTTGCAGCCCCCGCGTGGACGCGGAGCGAAGCCTGCAGCGTGACGCTTTTCACGTAATGTTTTCGTCGGCCTAGCCGACGGCGCCACCCTCATCAACCTCCGCCACGGAGCGAATCATCCGGCGTCCAGCCGACCCATTCCACGTCCCTCGCGGCGGCTTTGTTGCACAAGTGCCTCCTGTTGCAGATGTCCGGCGGCTGTTGCAAAAGTCTATTGCGCGTCATTTTGCTACTGCTTCCTAGTTCGCTTCGAGCTGTGCTTTCTTACTCTTGCCATCAGAGCCTTGGTTGCTCCAATCTCTGAGCGCGCAATTTGTCTGGCATCCTTGGCGGCACGCCAGACACTCTTGACTGGGTCCCATTCAATCACCTCAGAAACTTTAAGGTCACCAGCCATGAACCGTTTCCCTAGCTCTGTGAGCCGTCTATGCTTTGAATCTCCTGCGTTCTCAACAAGATTCCACCCCCAACTCAGCTTACGGTGATTGCCGTAGGCGCTCTGTCCACAATTCTCCCTAATGTCCGTAATGGTCACGGTGCGCGGGTTCCCATTATTCCAGAGCAAATCGAGTGTCTGCCCGTGGTGCGGCATCAGAGTTTCAATTCGCGGTTGGAATGCCACATTCCGAACTAGCGGAAACGACGGCAAGTCATCACCAAACCATGACTTTGGAAGAGGGAATCCTTCCCGCGTGAGTCTGGCCTGAACCGATTGCGATAAGTCTTTCACCTCCAAGAACTTTTGCCGCCGGTGTGCCTTATCGGCAAGACCAGCCTGTCCTGCATCGAAGAGTGCTTTGGTGAAAGCGCCGCCTTTGGGTGTGTCCTCGGCTGGCCCTTGTGCATGACACGCGCATAGCAGAGCGTAGGAACGACCGGAAGCGAGGCGCACCTTTTCGTGCATTGCGCTAACTAGACTGAGCAGATCATTCGCGCCAGCCGTTCCACTGAAACATGCGTCGAGGATAAAGACCGGATGAACCTGAGCACCAGCCAAGGTCTGAACAATATCATCGAACCTGAGGACGGTAAGCGGTACATAGGTGCCATCTGGTCGAATCATGGTGTCTTTAAAGCAGAACACAAATTGATCCCCAAGCACCGCGCCATGACCAGAGAAATAGAAAATAAGAATGTCGCCCGTGGCTGAGCGAGTGTCTTGATAATTTACAAGTACGGCTCTTAATTTCTCAGCGGTGGGGTTTTCCAGGACTTCTACCTCTTTGCTCGCATGCACGCCCACATTTGATTCGGTGGAGTCGAAGAATCGCTTCATCATCACGACATCTTTCGCAGGGCCACTAAGACCTTGGAGTGCTTTATTTTCGTAGTCCCAAACAGCCGCAATGATCACGTGCACGTTTGGTGCTGGTATCTCAGCGGAGGCGTCCACTGGTTCATCAGTTGTGTTTGGCATCACGATAACCTCCGGCTTGAATTTTTCGAGACGACGCTTCATTACTTCAAAAGCTTCGGGATTGTTGTCCACGAGGATAAATTTCCGACCTAGCTTGGCGCATGCCTCTCCCACGGTTCCACTTCCAGCGAAGAAGTCGAGCACCGTGTCGCCAGGATTACTATGCAACCGGACGATTCGTTCGATAATCCCTAGCGGCTTCTGCGTAGGATAACCCGTCTTTTCTCGACCAGTCGGGCTGACGATTGTGTGCCACCATGTATCGCTAGGTGTCTTACCACGTTCGGCTTTCTCGGCCCCGACAAGTTCTGGTGCCATGTAAGGGATACGATCGATGTCAGTGAAGTTGAACGTGTAAATTTTGGGGTTCTTCGCGTACCACAAGATGTTGTCGTGTTTCGGCGACCATCGGCTTTTTGACCGGGCACCGTAATCGTATGCCCAGATGATCTCATTGATGAAGCTGGGACGCCCGAAAATCTGATCTAGGTAAAGCTTGCAATAATGAACCTCACGATAGTCAATATGCAGGAATAACGAACCATCTGATTTGAGTACTCGGTAGGCTTCCTCAAGGCGTGGCATGATGAACGCCTCGAAGTCTTCAAAAATGTCCTCAAATGCCATCTTTCCAACGGTCTCACTCCGATAGCCACGGCCCTTGAACCCAATTCGATCTGGTGCATTATCGTCATGCACCGTCTTGATCTGTTTCCGACACTGAATGCGCCCAGTGTTGAACGGCGGATCGATGTAAATGAGGTCAATCGTCCCGCTCTGGAGCGTCTTAAGAAATGGTAGATTGTCGCCGAATATAATTTGTCCGGGCAAGGCTGACGGTAGTACCCTCGCGGCTTCTTCGCTCATGTCATGCTCCCTACATGCTCGATTGGCACATTAGGATTGCTTTCGGCGGAACTTGTACGGCCTATCCCAATTTGGACTCTTGCACTTCGGGCAAACCCGTGGTCGCTCACCCACCCATCGCGGGAACCACTGGTGTCCGCAACGGCATTGGTACGGCTTCGGATTCGTAGCGCGGATTGGTTCGGTTGCCATGATGACCCCCAAGACTATTTACTTGGAGTTTATACGTGGGGTATTGACAAGTCAATAGGTAATAGTGTATATTCCAAGTAGATAAATCAAAAAAAAGGGGGGGGTATTTGACTTTGATGGCGGTCCGACTCTGCGTCTTGCCCGTGTTGAAGGGCGGGTCAATGTAGATTAGATTGACCGAGGCGTCAGGGAGCGTCTTCAGGATGGGCAGGTTGTCCCCGTAGTAGACCCTGTTTTTCACCGCCTGTCTCCTTGACCCCTGCGACGGTCTAGCCACGCGGCCCGCCCCCTCGCGGCACGACGCAGACGAGGACGTCCGGCCCGCACCCGGCGCACTCGAACTGGATTGTGGCGTGCTC
This portion of the Dehalococcoidia bacterium genome encodes:
- a CDS encoding response regulator; this encodes MNEKILIVDDEAPVRESLMRVLRAVSYQVDGAASGAEALEKLAASPCDLLVADIRMPGMDGLEMMRQAKKRDPHVACLFLTGYGTIDTAIEALDLGVQGFVLKPVAPDKLLRSVEQALARVRADRETSRLRALTPLLEVSRALVAEVDLESLFSLILKLVQQETRADRASLMMVDDGGKELTIRAAYGLPQEYIGNRRKVQDTVAGWVAERGEPLLIQSGASTPPDMQREMTARDTGSALCLPLKAKGKVIGVMNLSKQRGN
- a CDS encoding response regulator transcription factor, which codes for MFVSSGQPYWQHGPAPESRTRVFLAIGDIAYLQSVRATFVRNVDMAVVGAVSTLAGASHSVETTHPHVVVASMDITSAEELPLARSIRQKVPNVSFVALVPEDDDAHVLLAINAGAAACVRKDALPEFLPGIVRSVHAGEYPIQYTLLGRSRVASHVLRQVQHMAFKTDSPQSMRAECPLSPRETEVLTVISSGKSNKEIACLLHISEQTVKNHVNAILRKIEANDRTHAVVRALRHGWITLNGQETERTAIA
- a CDS encoding ABC transporter ATP-binding protein gives rise to the protein MRPVVEAEGLVKRYDERVAVDGISFRVQPQECFGFLGPNGAGKTSTMRMIACVSPLTAGVLRVLGRDVRADPRGIKARLGMVPQENNLDPDLTVLQNLLVYARYFDMPLSLARQRSAEVLELFHLADRARSPIADLSGGMRRRLVLARGLLNAPELLILDEPTTGLDPQARHLVWDKVRYLKGRGVTMLLSTHYMDEAAVLCDRLIIMHQGRIVAEGRPAEMVAQHVGREVIEVRPEPADRARVIGLLRERGMAPEEAGEALYLFGQDGDVVLGWLGSQVRGVVRRTATLEDVFLKMTGRVLREE
- a CDS encoding tetratricopeptide repeat protein → MTLYQTEEKARLRRELSKEAITLAMQNRWDQAVHVNRNILEVFPTDVEAMNRLGKALTELGQYAEARDAFKKALGVAPHNTIAKRNLERLTLLRDGKARVREEPKPVRPDQFIEATGKAGTTTLVNLASSEKLAKLSAGDPVSLKVRGNALVVESLAGEYAGRLEPKLAARLVKLMEGGNKYTAAITSNNARDVRVIIREVFQHPSQRGRISFPAKEIADFRPYVRGSLMRYDLAEEEDEAAASDGEAGGEGEWVAGKKVKEVLEGKDALGEDEGEGETPLAPRPEADADEEEET
- a CDS encoding caspase family protein produces the protein MPNTTDEPVDASAEIPAPNVHVIIAAVWDYENKALQGLSGPAKDVVMMKRFFDSTESNVGVHASKEVEVLENPTAEKLRAVLVNYQDTRSATGDILIFYFSGHGAVLGDQFVFCFKDTMIRPDGTYVPLTVLRFDDIVQTLAGAQVHPVFILDACFSGTAGANDLLSLVSAMHEKVRLASGRSYALLCACHAQGPAEDTPKGGAFTKALFDAGQAGLADKAHRRQKFLEVKDLSQSVQARLTREGFPLPKSWFGDDLPSFPLVRNVAFQPRIETLMPHHGQTLDLLWNNGNPRTVTITDIRENCGQSAYGNHRKLSWGWNLVENAGDSKHRRLTELGKRFMAGDLKVSEVIEWDPVKSVWRAAKDARQIARSEIGATKALMARVRKHSSKRTRKQ